One window of the Ictidomys tridecemlineatus isolate mIctTri1 chromosome 11, mIctTri1.hap1, whole genome shotgun sequence genome contains the following:
- the LOC144367985 gene encoding uncharacterized protein LOC144367985 has product MCNVYSNEKRWRAGDWALKSGGGGSEEAPLSSVTSAAAAAAVAVAAAATTPPQPRRATPGPARRRRRSVSTSPSCCCCCGRRCVSCCRRCRRCPVVLPRAVPDRRCRSSRSRTDDGYSLADRAAATTAARAAGTSSRRRPSGGAAGRGARGRRPALRATDWLAAGSQAVGPAHLPHGALTHCPQRLPRSSSS; this is encoded by the coding sequence GCTGGCGAGCTGGGGACTGGGCATTGAAGTCCGGCGGCGGCGGGAGCGAGGAGGCGCCTCTCTCCTCAGTCAcctcggcggcggcggcggcggcggtagcggtggcggcggcggcgacgACTCCCCCCCAGCCTCGGCGCGCGACACCCGGCCCggcccggcggcggcggcggagcgTGTCCACGAGTCcgtcttgctgctgctgctgcggccGCCGCTGCGTCTCCTgctgccgccgctgccgccgctgtCCTGTGGTGTTGCCTCGCGCCGTGCCCGACCGCCGCTGCCGCTCTAGCCGCTCCCGGACGGACGACGGTTACAGCCTGGCCGATCGCGCCGCCGCCACCACCGCTGCGCGCGCAGCCGGAACCAGCTCCCGCCGCCGCCCCTCAGGGGGCGCTGCGGGGCGCGGCGCGCGCGGCCGCCGGCCCGCCCTCCGAGCCACTGACTGGCTGGCGGCTGGCTCGCAGGCAGTTGGGCCCGCCCACCTGCCCCACGGGGCGCTGACCCACTGCCCTCAGCGCCTCCCCCGCTCCTCCTCTTCGTGA